From Chryseobacterium sp. H1D6B, a single genomic window includes:
- the traJ gene encoding conjugative transposon protein TraJ, which yields MEPTNLHEVLRSVYDEMMPLCADMAALAKGVAGLGALFYVAIKVWQSLSRAEPIDLFPMLRPFAIGICIMFFSTLVLGSINGVLSPIVQGSHSMLEDQVLDLNELQQKKDLLEREAMLRNPEMAYLISDEEFDKKLDELGWSPSDLVTMSGMYIEREMFDIKKQIRDGFREFLEILFQSAALVIDTIRTFFLIVLSILGPIAFAISVWDGFQTTLTQWLTRYISVYLWLPVADIFSSILAKIQSLILERDIEMLADPNFIPDTSNTVYIIYMIIGIIGYFTVPTVTGWVIQAGGAGNFMRNVNQTATKSGNIAGAAAGSATGNISGRLLK from the coding sequence ATGGAACCCACTAATTTACACGAAGTCCTTCGTTCGGTTTATGATGAGATGATGCCATTATGTGCCGATATGGCTGCGTTAGCCAAGGGCGTGGCTGGCCTGGGCGCATTATTCTATGTTGCCATCAAGGTTTGGCAGTCACTCAGCCGAGCTGAACCAATCGATTTGTTTCCGATGCTAAGACCCTTTGCTATCGGTATCTGCATTATGTTTTTTTCAACATTGGTACTGGGAAGTATTAACGGTGTGCTAAGCCCGATTGTTCAGGGAAGTCACTCGATGTTGGAGGATCAAGTTTTGGATCTGAACGAATTGCAGCAGAAAAAAGACCTGCTGGAACGTGAGGCTATGCTGAGGAATCCCGAAATGGCCTATCTGATCTCGGATGAGGAATTTGACAAAAAGCTTGACGAGCTCGGCTGGTCTCCATCTGATCTGGTCACGATGTCCGGAATGTACATTGAGAGAGAAATGTTTGATATCAAGAAACAGATCAGGGACGGTTTTCGTGAATTCCTTGAGATCCTATTCCAGTCAGCAGCTTTGGTCATTGATACGATCAGGACCTTTTTTCTCATTGTACTTTCCATCTTGGGACCCATAGCGTTTGCTATTTCAGTATGGGATGGTTTCCAGACCACCCTCACACAATGGCTGACGAGATATATCAGCGTTTATCTATGGCTGCCAGTTGCGGATATTTTCAGTTCGATCCTAGCCAAAATACAATCGCTCATCCTGGAGCGGGATATTGAGATGCTGGCCGATCCGAATTTCATTCCTGATACTTCCAACACCGTGTACATCATCTATATGATCATCGGGATCATCGGATACTTTACAGTTCCAACCGTTACCGGATGGGTAATTCAGGCAGGAGGTGCCGGCAATTTTATGCGCAATGTCAACCAGACCGCCACAAAATCAGGAAATATTGCGGGAGCAGCAGCAGGCAGTGCCACAGGTAATATCTCAGGCAGATTATTAAAATAA
- a CDS encoding DUF932 domain-containing protein, whose protein sequence is MAHNLNFNNRTGKYSFFSVKEKAWHNLGQVVEEYPTSEEAIKFAGLDYEVEKAPLFTKGSGIIENSNGIEMINSELEVPRYFANIRTDNNTVLGVVGKDYHIVQNREAFSFFDAIVGGGNGILYETAGALGNGERIFITAKLPDYIRVGNGDDITEKYIFLTTSHDGSGSITAAFTPVRIVCQNTLNASLKNMSNVVRIRHTAGAKQRLEDAHKVMGLANTLSKELESTFNHWANIKIGDDEMKKLIQLALCPNKETLNHLQKGNSDELSTVFKNTVNDAFAYAMVSDTQQMETTKGTLFGAYNAVTGYYQNVKTYKDDEAKLQSIVLGGTAQLKSQKSFELCTGFAKFGQDIFNLN, encoded by the coding sequence ATGGCACACAATTTAAATTTCAACAACAGAACAGGAAAATATTCATTTTTCAGCGTAAAGGAAAAAGCATGGCACAACTTGGGGCAGGTCGTAGAGGAATACCCGACAAGTGAAGAAGCCATCAAATTTGCAGGACTTGACTACGAGGTCGAAAAGGCTCCCCTATTTACAAAAGGTTCAGGCATCATCGAAAATAGCAATGGGATAGAAATGATCAATTCTGAATTGGAAGTTCCCCGCTACTTTGCCAATATCCGCACTGATAATAATACCGTTTTAGGCGTAGTGGGTAAAGATTACCATATCGTACAAAATCGTGAAGCCTTTTCATTTTTTGATGCCATTGTAGGCGGTGGAAATGGAATCTTATACGAGACTGCAGGAGCTTTGGGGAATGGGGAACGCATTTTTATCACGGCTAAATTACCCGATTATATCCGTGTTGGCAATGGTGACGACATTACAGAAAAATATATTTTTCTGACCACCTCCCACGATGGAAGCGGAAGCATCACCGCCGCGTTTACCCCTGTGCGCATCGTTTGTCAAAACACTTTAAATGCCTCTCTAAAAAACATGAGCAATGTGGTGCGAATCAGACACACCGCAGGAGCAAAACAACGCTTGGAAGATGCCCACAAAGTGATGGGATTAGCCAATACATTGAGTAAAGAATTAGAAAGCACTTTTAATCATTGGGCAAATATCAAGATTGGTGACGATGAAATGAAAAAACTGATTCAGTTGGCGCTATGCCCAAACAAGGAAACCTTAAATCATTTGCAGAAAGGAAATTCTGATGAATTATCGACCGTTTTTAAAAATACCGTTAATGATGCTTTTGCCTATGCGATGGTGAGCGACACCCAACAGATGGAAACTACAAAAGGGACTTTGTTCGGGGCATATAATGCGGTGACAGGCTATTATCAGAATGTGAAAACATACAAAGACGATGAAGCGAAATTACAGTCTATCGTTTTGGGTGGCACTGCACAACTGAAATCACAAAAATCTTTTGAACTGTGTACAGGATTTGCAAAATTTGGACAGGATATTTTCAATCTGAATTAA
- a CDS encoding PRTRC system protein C, protein MLLATELERVFIIVDKGQEIKLSDPEPKWSVEAVMNFYANTYPILTTAKVSAPVIREDTLQYTFESVMGTKG, encoded by the coding sequence ATGTTACTCGCAACCGAATTAGAAAGGGTTTTTATCATCGTTGATAAAGGACAGGAGATCAAGCTCAGCGACCCCGAACCCAAATGGAGTGTTGAAGCGGTGATGAATTTCTACGCCAACACCTATCCCATTTTAACAACCGCCAAAGTATCTGCGCCTGTGATTCGTGAAGATACTTTGCAGTACACTTTTGAAAGTGTTATGGGAACAAAAGGATAA
- the traM gene encoding conjugative transposon protein TraM gives MRDSDKIKVTESESPESENEPQGMNKLQWERLKKPIIYFLMAVVCSCSLYLIFKPQDNKIIEESGFNAGIPQAKDDQLQSDKQKAYEQQLLEQKNEEKRNAITSLSDYWNDQNNNGQNPLTGQANVSAQPEQNAVNSYRQAQQTLGSFYSRDEQEVNNLRKEISRLKNEAVQNSAVPVGLGMNDQLELMEKSYQMAAKYLPQSNKQEEPISKEEDVKQPSENKVLLTAVRPARQNIVSSLYRESSDSAFLAGLNDRRLFGTKDDTNDSEHSKNAIKAIVQESKTMTNEATLSIRLLERMLVGRREIPAGTLLKANGKFQGGRLQLKISSIEYHGSIYPVEIDIHDNDGQPGLYVPYSPEQNAVTDIVGNMSQSSGTNIMMTQSAGQQIASDLSRGVVQGLSGYFQKRVRQLKVNVKAGHQLFLVPKK, from the coding sequence ATGAGAGATTCAGATAAAATCAAAGTCACCGAAAGCGAATCGCCGGAGTCGGAAAACGAACCGCAGGGGATGAATAAATTACAGTGGGAGCGATTGAAGAAACCCATCATTTATTTTTTGATGGCAGTCGTCTGCTCCTGTAGCCTCTATCTTATCTTCAAGCCACAAGACAACAAGATCATTGAGGAATCAGGGTTTAACGCAGGGATACCACAGGCAAAGGACGACCAGCTGCAATCTGATAAACAGAAGGCATATGAGCAGCAACTGTTGGAACAAAAGAATGAAGAGAAAAGAAATGCGATCACTTCATTGTCTGATTACTGGAACGATCAAAACAATAACGGTCAAAATCCATTAACAGGCCAAGCGAATGTGTCAGCTCAACCGGAGCAGAATGCAGTGAACAGTTATCGCCAGGCGCAGCAGACTCTGGGTTCTTTCTATAGCAGGGATGAGCAAGAGGTCAATAATCTCAGGAAAGAGATTTCGAGACTTAAAAATGAAGCGGTACAGAACAGTGCTGTTCCGGTCGGTCTGGGAATGAATGACCAGTTAGAGCTGATGGAAAAATCCTACCAGATGGCCGCTAAATACCTTCCCCAAAGTAATAAGCAGGAAGAACCTATATCAAAAGAAGAGGATGTGAAACAGCCTTCTGAAAATAAAGTATTGCTAACGGCAGTAAGACCAGCTCGTCAGAATATCGTCTCCTCTTTATACAGGGAGTCATCGGACAGTGCCTTTCTGGCTGGTCTGAATGATCGGAGGTTGTTTGGAACTAAGGATGATACCAATGATTCAGAACACTCCAAAAATGCGATCAAAGCCATTGTACAGGAGTCAAAGACGATGACCAATGAAGCTACATTGTCTATTAGGCTGTTGGAAAGAATGCTCGTAGGTCGTAGAGAAATTCCAGCAGGAACATTGCTGAAAGCCAATGGTAAATTCCAGGGTGGGAGACTTCAACTAAAAATTTCATCCATTGAATATCATGGCAGCATTTATCCTGTAGAGATCGATATTCATGACAATGACGGTCAGCCTGGTCTGTATGTTCCGTATTCGCCTGAGCAAAATGCAGTCACTGATATTGTAGGCAATATGAGTCAAAGCTCAGGCACCAATATAATGATGACCCAATCAGCAGGACAGCAGATCGCCTCGGACTTAAGCAGGGGCGTTGTACAGGGTCTTTCAGGCTATTTCCAAAAGCGGGTCAGACAGTTAAAGGTCAACGTGAAGGCTGGTCATCAGTTATTCCTTGTCCCTAAAAAGTAA
- a CDS encoding DUF4141 domain-containing protein, which produces MKNLIIKTAMVAIFATATYAKAQFVVTDPANLASGILNSANEIVQTSSTVSNVIKNFNEVKKVYEQGKEYYDKLKAINNLVKDARKVQQTVLMVGDVSEIYVTNFSKMLNDPNFNAQELTAIANGYSALLTESTELLKELKEIITANGLSLNDKERMDVIDRVYKEVKEYHNLVRYYTNKNISVSYLRAKKQNNTQRVLNLYGTSNQKYW; this is translated from the coding sequence ATGAAAAATTTGATCATTAAAACAGCAATGGTAGCGATTTTCGCTACCGCCACCTATGCAAAAGCACAATTTGTAGTGACCGATCCAGCCAATCTCGCCTCTGGAATTCTGAACTCAGCGAATGAAATTGTGCAGACCTCGTCGACCGTTTCCAACGTCATTAAAAACTTCAACGAGGTGAAGAAGGTCTATGAGCAGGGAAAGGAATATTATGACAAACTGAAAGCCATCAACAATCTGGTCAAAGATGCTAGAAAAGTTCAGCAGACCGTCCTGATGGTCGGCGACGTATCAGAAATATACGTCACCAATTTCAGTAAGATGCTCAATGATCCCAACTTCAATGCTCAGGAACTGACGGCGATCGCCAACGGCTACTCAGCACTATTGACCGAAAGTACGGAACTGCTTAAAGAGCTGAAGGAGATCATCACGGCCAATGGACTTTCTTTAAACGATAAAGAAAGGATGGATGTGATCGACCGAGTTTACAAGGAGGTTAAAGAATATCACAATCTGGTTAGATACTATACCAACAAGAATATTTCTGTAAGCTACCTGAGAGCAAAAAAACAGAACAATACCCAAAGGGTCTTGAATCTTTATGGTACTTCCAACCAAAAATACTGGTAA
- a CDS encoding PRTRC system protein B, which yields MENITHNFGVLYHPISALLFYQNTDRNKDMYVEHFDMDKDGNPINAHPLTIREAKFLSKALHIETEKNKEFLKPQHILSENILHINLSDNGSVIWYSKGQKVNLFFSETLGIPNGMAQVPALLWFANKENLFIFALSSDRRPTEKTMLYHAPFFNVYDSGNVCMGTVDVNIKNSASIEEFTQAWENYFFNSYFSHLMNGHNPVKGNCVNLWKDLINTGNPFPKKLLKNTQKNLKNILP from the coding sequence ATGGAAAACATAACACATAATTTCGGAGTCTTATACCATCCGATATCAGCCTTGCTATTTTATCAGAACACTGACAGAAACAAAGATATGTATGTGGAACATTTTGATATGGATAAAGACGGAAACCCTATCAATGCACATCCGTTAACCATCCGTGAAGCAAAATTTTTATCAAAAGCACTCCATATCGAAACTGAAAAAAATAAAGAATTTTTAAAACCTCAGCATATCCTTTCAGAAAATATACTGCATATCAACCTTAGTGATAACGGCTCTGTCATCTGGTACTCCAAAGGTCAGAAAGTAAACCTTTTCTTTTCTGAAACCCTCGGAATCCCTAATGGTATGGCACAAGTTCCTGCTTTGCTATGGTTTGCCAACAAAGAAAACCTGTTCATTTTTGCGCTAAGTTCCGACAGAAGACCTACTGAAAAAACGATGCTGTATCACGCTCCGTTTTTTAATGTCTATGACAGCGGAAATGTGTGTATGGGAACAGTTGATGTCAACATCAAAAATTCTGCATCCATTGAAGAATTTACGCAGGCTTGGGAAAACTATTTTTTTAACAGTTATTTCAGCCATCTGATGAACGGTCACAATCCTGTAAAAGGCAATTGCGTTAACCTTTGGAAAGACCTGATCAATACTGGTAATCCCTTCCCAAAGAAGCTGTTAAAAAATACCCAAAAAAACCTTAAAAATATATTGCCATGA
- a CDS encoding PRTRC system ThiF family protein — protein MNTEKLKVHFTDHYLINPTNPVTVNVIGAGGTGSKVLTALMEMDHSLTAMEHPGLQVRLWDDDIITSANLGRQRFAESETGMHKSVALINRCNRWTGTNWKAETKKFAWERGNYYPENVEANIYISCVDNVSARFEIADILKHKRYHNSSLKYWMDFGNTKDRGQVILSTIGNIRQPNSEKYKSVDNLPFITEEFGDLLKQSEQEDLTPSCSLAEALQKQDLFINASLAQMGCSLLWNLFRYGLTPYRGFFHNLKDFNTHPIKIA, from the coding sequence ATGAATACTGAAAAATTAAAAGTTCATTTTACGGATCATTACCTTATCAATCCTACCAACCCTGTTACAGTCAATGTGATCGGTGCAGGTGGTACAGGCTCAAAAGTCCTGACGGCACTGATGGAAATGGATCACAGTTTAACAGCTATGGAACATCCGGGTCTGCAGGTTCGTCTTTGGGATGATGATATTATCACCTCTGCCAATTTAGGCAGACAAAGATTTGCGGAATCTGAAACAGGTATGCATAAATCAGTAGCTCTTATCAACCGCTGTAACCGTTGGACAGGAACAAACTGGAAAGCGGAAACTAAAAAGTTTGCTTGGGAAAGGGGAAATTATTATCCCGAAAATGTCGAAGCCAACATTTATATTTCCTGTGTCGACAATGTTTCCGCAAGATTTGAAATTGCCGATATTCTAAAACATAAAAGGTATCACAATTCAAGCCTTAAATATTGGATGGATTTTGGAAATACAAAAGACCGAGGGCAGGTCATCCTTTCAACCATCGGGAATATCAGACAGCCCAATTCAGAAAAATATAAATCTGTAGACAATCTCCCTTTTATTACAGAGGAATTTGGTGATCTGTTAAAACAATCCGAACAGGAAGACCTGACACCGAGTTGTTCTTTAGCCGAAGCTTTGCAAAAACAGGATCTGTTCATCAATGCTTCATTGGCACAAATGGGATGCAGTCTGCTATGGAATTTGTTCAGATATGGATTAACCCCTTACAGAGGGTTCTTTCATAATCTGAAAGATTTTAACACCCATCCCATCAAAATCGCCTGA
- a CDS encoding prtrc system protein e, with translation MNTNFFSLVTQLDFTGNLNIAIQKGTDNSWIVSVLLQNNGCADDAKNRIPPLNLRGTAEDLDNGFFENIAQPIQSASYLMVNMDAFMVQLEEAKKHSAMEKQNADKERKAKEEREKKYKDAMKKAEDFENESKFKDAWSALPKASEYPEFSKEILEKQEAYEKEFAPNLFTS, from the coding sequence ATGAATACTAATTTTTTCAGCCTTGTAACGCAACTTGACTTTACAGGCAACTTGAATATAGCCATTCAAAAAGGGACAGATAACAGTTGGATTGTTTCCGTACTGCTCCAAAATAACGGTTGCGCAGACGATGCGAAAAACAGAATCCCACCCTTAAATCTTCGGGGAACTGCTGAAGATCTGGACAATGGATTTTTTGAAAACATTGCCCAACCGATACAGTCTGCATCATACCTTATGGTCAATATGGACGCTTTTATGGTGCAATTGGAAGAAGCGAAAAAACATTCTGCAATGGAAAAACAAAACGCTGACAAGGAAAGGAAAGCCAAGGAAGAAAGAGAGAAAAAATATAAAGATGCTATGAAAAAAGCAGAAGATTTTGAAAATGAATCCAAATTCAAGGATGCATGGTCAGCCTTGCCAAAGGCTTCTGAGTATCCCGAATTTTCCAAAGAAATATTGGAGAAACAGGAAGCCTACGAAAAAGAATTTGCGCCCAACTTATTTACTTCATAA
- a CDS encoding TraQ conjugal transfer family protein, translated as MKNLIKKNIALMFRYSLLLYLLAFILNSCQDTEIEIQQDFPFEVKVMPVPAKIGEGKTVEIRISLLTDSDFNGTTYSIRYFQYEGAGQLQYYSDPSYLPNDEYPLLQKEFRLYYTSTSSESHEFSIWIKDSFGNEKQIDFKFDNAS; from the coding sequence ATGAAAAATCTAATCAAGAAAAATATCGCATTGATGTTCAGATATTCTCTGCTGCTGTATTTATTAGCGTTTATTTTAAATTCTTGTCAGGATACCGAAATTGAAATCCAACAGGACTTTCCATTTGAGGTAAAGGTGATGCCTGTACCAGCGAAGATAGGAGAGGGTAAGACCGTAGAGATCCGTATTTCACTTCTTACCGATTCCGACTTTAATGGCACCACGTACAGCATCCGATATTTTCAGTACGAGGGAGCAGGTCAACTTCAGTATTACAGCGATCCGTCTTATCTGCCGAATGATGAATATCCTTTGCTACAAAAAGAGTTCAGGCTTTACTACACTTCTACATCTTCCGAATCCCATGAATTCAGTATTTGGATCAAAGACAGTTTTGGAAACGAGAAACAAATAGATTTTAAATTCGATAATGCGTCATAG
- the traN gene encoding conjugative transposon protein TraN: protein MNKIKSHYLLMIVFLLFSGRSPAQDSAAPYLTLEEARLEPFKMQVTYNKTSHLLFPSPIRYVDLGSDLLVANKAEPVGNVLRIKSAVRDFEEETNFSVITEDGKFYNFDVFYSSYPETLNYDLVKLERADEHQHSADVLFEDLKGSSSSLTELILENLYEKSSRTIKHISSRSFGIQFSVRALHVNDNKFYFTLQVKNSSNVAFAIDLVNFKIVDKKNLKRTVVQDKLLEPVRVHFPVMTAIHHSDILGVYLLDQFTLLKDQVLEIEILEKNGGRHQKVQLENADLINAKLINSLTIKAK from the coding sequence ATGAACAAAATAAAAAGCCATTATCTACTGATGATCGTATTTCTGCTCTTTTCAGGAAGATCACCAGCTCAGGATTCCGCTGCTCCCTATCTTACACTGGAGGAAGCGAGATTGGAACCTTTCAAAATGCAGGTCACCTACAATAAAACCTCGCACCTGCTTTTTCCTTCTCCAATCCGATATGTCGACTTGGGGAGTGACCTGCTGGTCGCCAATAAGGCAGAGCCTGTTGGAAATGTTCTCCGGATTAAATCGGCAGTAAGGGATTTCGAAGAAGAAACCAATTTTTCGGTTATTACCGAAGATGGAAAGTTTTACAATTTCGATGTTTTTTACAGTTCCTATCCGGAAACACTGAACTACGATCTGGTAAAACTTGAGAGGGCGGACGAGCACCAACATTCTGCTGATGTCTTGTTTGAAGACCTGAAGGGCAGTTCGTCCTCTTTGACGGAATTGATCTTGGAAAACCTGTATGAAAAAAGCAGCAGAACCATCAAACACATATCTTCCAGAAGCTTTGGAATTCAGTTCTCTGTTCGTGCATTGCACGTCAATGACAATAAATTTTATTTCACCTTACAGGTTAAGAACAGCAGCAATGTGGCTTTTGCCATCGATCTGGTGAATTTCAAAATTGTTGATAAGAAGAATTTAAAAAGAACAGTGGTTCAGGATAAACTGTTAGAGCCGGTTCGAGTCCATTTTCCGGTGATGACCGCAATTCATCATTCCGACATTTTGGGAGTTTATTTGTTGGACCAGTTCACCCTTTTGAAAGATCAGGTCTTGGAAATTGAAATTCTTGAAAAGAATGGGGGACGTCATCAGAAAGTTCAGCTTGAAAACGCAGACCTTATCAATGCCAAACTCATCAACAGTCTAACCATAAAAGCGAAGTGA
- a CDS encoding DNA adenine methylase, giving the protein MNYLGSKIRLSGFIYNEVSTSIGQNLADCSFCDLFAGTGIVGNFFHHKVKSMVYNDREYYSYVLNTAFYSEVNEKHYRSMLNELNQLEGVEGFIFQEYSESGSAGRLYFIANNGKKIDAIRLHIERLFQNSEINEDFYILLVATLLVAVDKIANTASVYCAFLKQLKKTAMCGINLVPLKRAFKRIEYKIFREDSNALIKNIKGDLLYLDPPYNGREYGSYYHLLNTIALYDTQFQPKGRAGSRSYSTSKFCLKREADQALLELIDHADFKHIFLSYNNEGFISPSRIKEIMTDFGTYQCSSLKYPRFKSHRNNPRSYTEEYLHHLIKY; this is encoded by the coding sequence ATGAATTATTTGGGATCCAAGATCAGATTGTCCGGTTTTATTTACAACGAAGTTTCAACTTCAATAGGGCAGAACCTTGCCGACTGTAGCTTTTGTGATCTGTTTGCCGGGACAGGGATAGTCGGCAATTTTTTCCACCATAAGGTTAAAAGTATGGTGTACAACGACCGGGAATATTACAGCTATGTTCTCAACACTGCATTTTACAGTGAAGTAAATGAAAAACATTATCGATCAATGCTTAATGAACTCAATCAATTGGAAGGTGTTGAGGGATTTATATTTCAGGAATATTCAGAATCAGGATCTGCCGGGCGACTATATTTCATTGCTAATAATGGAAAAAAAATAGATGCGATCAGACTGCATATTGAGCGACTTTTTCAAAATTCTGAAATTAATGAAGACTTCTATATTTTGCTGGTGGCGACTCTTCTTGTCGCAGTTGATAAAATTGCCAACACAGCCTCCGTATATTGTGCCTTTTTGAAGCAGTTAAAGAAAACGGCAATGTGCGGTATTAATCTTGTACCGCTGAAGAGAGCATTTAAAAGGATAGAATACAAAATTTTCAGGGAAGACAGCAATGCACTGATTAAAAATATCAAAGGAGACCTATTATACTTGGACCCTCCTTACAATGGCAGGGAGTATGGCTCATATTATCATTTGCTGAATACCATTGCATTGTATGATACCCAATTTCAACCAAAAGGGAGAGCCGGATCAAGGAGTTACAGCACATCAAAGTTTTGTCTTAAAAGAGAAGCAGACCAAGCACTTTTGGAATTGATCGATCATGCTGACTTTAAGCATATATTTCTGAGCTATAATAATGAAGGTTTTATTTCTCCATCTCGTATAAAGGAAATAATGACAGATTTCGGAACTTATCAATGCTCTTCTTTAAAATACCCGAGGTTTAAAAGTCATCGGAATAATCCGAGATCTTACACCGAAGAATATTTACATCATTTAATTAAATATTAA
- a CDS encoding conjugal transfer protein TraO, with amino-acid sequence MQRIFLSMLLLLIANIRSNAQQMIPKQKGLELTYSVFPQSPEKQNYALSTGLISYAKNGNYFFGLAEYSRKYYEYSNYDIPIDTFLFNGGYSLYLWGDAMRNVNINIGLGGVAGYEQVNKGKAIIQDGSIISTTESFIYGASGKLSLESYLTEHLVFLVNGQLRFLQNSQLAEFYALFGFGLRFNF; translated from the coding sequence ATGCAAAGGATATTTTTAAGTATGCTGTTATTATTAATCGCAAACATCAGATCAAATGCTCAGCAGATGATCCCGAAGCAAAAGGGACTTGAATTGACATATTCAGTATTTCCTCAATCTCCTGAAAAACAAAATTACGCTTTAAGCACAGGTCTCATTTCTTACGCTAAGAATGGTAATTATTTTTTCGGATTGGCAGAGTACAGCAGAAAATATTACGAATATTCCAATTATGATATTCCAATAGATACCTTTCTGTTTAACGGCGGTTACAGTCTTTATCTATGGGGAGATGCGATGAGAAATGTCAACATCAATATTGGATTAGGCGGAGTTGCTGGTTATGAGCAGGTGAATAAGGGTAAAGCAATCATCCAGGATGGCTCTATTATCAGTACCACTGAAAGTTTCATCTACGGTGCATCAGGCAAGCTGTCATTAGAGAGCTACCTTACGGAACATCTGGTATTTTTAGTCAACGGACAACTGCGTTTCTTACAAAACAGCCAGCTTGCCGAGTTTTACGCCTTGTTCGGTTTTGGATTAAGGTTTAATTTTTAA
- a CDS encoding single-stranded DNA-binding protein, whose product MNIIGRLTRDAEVRKLSNEKQVVNFSIATNDNYRNKQGERIEQTTYFECAYWISPKVADFLTKGTLVELSGRAYTSAWIGKDGEPHAGLNFHTSQIKVHSSNKRTENKSAESNKTDKKETSKSKSNDSDKDDDLPF is encoded by the coding sequence ATGAACATTATCGGAAGACTGACAAGGGATGCGGAAGTCCGCAAACTGTCAAATGAAAAACAGGTAGTTAATTTCTCAATTGCTACGAATGACAATTATCGCAACAAGCAGGGCGAACGAATCGAACAGACCACCTATTTTGAATGTGCCTATTGGATCTCTCCAAAAGTGGCGGACTTTTTAACAAAGGGTACTTTGGTGGAATTAAGCGGAAGAGCCTACACCTCTGCATGGATAGGTAAAGACGGCGAACCTCATGCGGGTTTAAATTTCCACACCTCACAGATCAAAGTTCACAGCAGTAATAAACGAACTGAAAATAAATCTGCTGAGTCCAACAAAACAGATAAGAAAGAAACTTCTAAATCCAAATCCAATGACAGCGATAAGGATGATGACCTCCCATTTTAA
- the traK gene encoding conjugative transposon protein TraK, with the protein MEFKTLRNIESSFKQIRLFTFVFAVLCFAVVGVVVFKSYQFAEEQRQKIYVLDNGKSLMVALSQDMSINRPVEAREHVRRFHELFFTVAPDKNAIESNAKRAFNLADQSAFDYYKDLQEKGYYNRIISGNIQQRIEVDSVVADFNNYPYTVKTFARQFIIRSSNLTIRSLITNCSLVNSVRSDSNPQGFTIEKFNVLENKDIETVER; encoded by the coding sequence ATGGAATTTAAAACTTTAAGAAATATAGAGAGCAGCTTCAAGCAGATCCGCTTATTTACATTCGTTTTTGCGGTGCTCTGTTTTGCCGTGGTAGGCGTGGTCGTTTTTAAGTCCTATCAGTTTGCAGAAGAACAGCGACAGAAGATCTATGTTCTGGATAACGGCAAATCGCTGATGGTCGCACTGTCTCAGGATATGTCGATCAACAGACCTGTAGAAGCCAGGGAGCATGTGAGGCGATTTCATGAACTGTTCTTTACGGTGGCACCGGATAAGAATGCCATTGAAAGCAATGCTAAAAGAGCTTTCAATCTGGCAGACCAGTCAGCATTCGATTACTACAAGGACCTTCAGGAGAAAGGGTATTACAACCGGATCATCTCAGGCAACATCCAGCAGAGGATAGAGGTGGACAGTGTTGTGGCTGATTTCAATAACTATCCTTACACCGTAAAGACCTTTGCAAGACAGTTCATTATCCGATCCAGCAATCTGACGATACGAAGTCTGATCACCAATTGTTCATTAGTGAACTCCGTGCGGTCTGACAGCAATCCCCAGGGATTTACCATTGAAAAATTCAATGTTCTTGAAAACAAAGACATCGAAACTGTTGAACGTTAA